The proteins below are encoded in one region of Equus caballus isolate H_3958 breed thoroughbred chromosome 16, TB-T2T, whole genome shotgun sequence:
- the LOC106781852 gene encoding WAS/WASL-interacting protein family member 1, with protein MPSAPPPAARPAGFPGAGLGAGWGGAGVRGRGGGGVRGRSRGRGRDGGGVQGRSRGRGGAAVGSGSGRRSAGRDGGSRRLLPGHGGSASASVITSPRTPPPGPGRVRLGRETGGVGGAERSLVVLVRSCTPTGADTYAALSPRTETGVPSRRGRGSPSGPTASPAGAAARARTPPTPGGRGGAGGARAQGRAGLRSRCHGPHTHPWALPASPQPRGPAQSPPRRLQPVGRRRRRGCDWVFRTRVERRAHSCPFSPLPPPPAHFPNLVVLKLSEKIRGI; from the exons ATGCCCAgtgcgccgccgcccgccgcccgccccgctgGCTTTCCGGGGGCGGGACTGGGGGCCGGGTGGGGCGGGGCCGGGGTCCGGGGGCGGGGCGGTGGTGGAGTCCGGGGGCGgagccggggccgggggcgggacGGCGGAGGGGTCCAGGGGCGgagccggggccggggcggggcggcggtGGGGTCCGGATCCGG GCGGCGGAGCGCAGGGCGGGACGGAGGGTCCCGGCGGCTGCTGCCCGGGCACGGAGGCTCTGCCTCCGCCTCTGTTATCACGAGCCCGAGGACTCCACCCCCGGGACCCGGCAGGGTGCGCCTCGGCCGGGAGACCGGAGGCGTGGGGGGCGCAGAGCGCTCTCTCGTGGTCTTGGTCCGCTCTTGCACACCGACCGGCGCGGACACCTACGCGGCCTTGTCGCCCCGGACAGAGACCGGAGTGCCGTCCCGACGGGGAAGGGGCAGCCCCTCGGGTCCCACCGCCTCCCCGGCTGGGGCCGCAGCCAGAGCTCGGACACCCCCCACGCCGGGTGGccgcggcggggccgggggcgctCGGGCGCAGGGCCGGGCCGGGCTTAGAAGTCGCTGCCACGGTCCGCACACCCACCCTTGGGCTCTGCCGGCCTCGCCCCAGCCCCGCGGGCCCGCGCAGTCCCCGCCCCGGCGCCTGCAGCCGGTCGGGCGGAGGAGGCGCCGCGGCTGCGATTGGGTGTTCAGGACCCGCGTGGAGAGGCGGGCGCACAGCTGTCCGTTCTCTCCGCTCCCGCCCCCTCCCGCCCACTTCCCCAACCTAGTCGTTTTGAAGTTGAGTGAAAAAATAAGAGGAATTTAG
- the RAP2B gene encoding ras-related protein Rap-2b, whose protein sequence is MREYKVVVLGSGGVGKSALTVQFVTGSFIEKYDPTIEDFYRKEIEVDSSPSVLEILDTAGTEQFASMRDLYIKNGQGFILVYSLVNQQSFQDIKPMRDQIIRVKRYERVPMILVGNKVDLEGEREVSYGEGKALAEEWSCPFMETSAKNKASVDELFAEIVRQMNYAAQPNGDEGCCSACVIL, encoded by the coding sequence ATGAGAGAGTACAAAGTGGTGGTGCTGGGCTCGGGCGGCGTGGGCAAGTCCGCGCTCACCGTGCAGTTCGTGACGGGCTCCTTCATCGAGAAGTATGACCCCACCATCGAGGACTTCTACCGCAAGGAGATCGAGGTGGACTCGTCGCCGTCGGTGCTGGAGATCCTGGACACGGCGGGCACCGAGCAGTTCGCGTCCATGCGGGACCTGTACATCAAGAACGGCCAGGGCTTCATCCTCGTCTACAGCCTCGTCAACCAGCAGAGCTTCCAGGACATCAAGCCCATGCGGGACCAGATCATCCGCGTGAAGCGGTACGAGCGCGTGCCCATGATCCTGGTGGGCAACAAGGTGGACCTGGAGGGCGAGCGCGAGGTCTCGTACGGCGAGGGCAAGGCCCTGGCCGAGGAGTGGAGCTGCCCCTTCATGGAGACGTCGGCCAAAAACAAAGCCTCGGTGGACGAGCTGTTCGCCGAGATCGTGCGGCAGATGAACTACGCGGCGCAGCCCAACGGCGACGAGGGCTGCTGCTCGGCCTGCGTGATCCTCTGA